AACGTCTGCTACCGCGGCCTCGGCGGCGGCGCATTCGAAGACGTAAGCTATGTCTCCGGACTCGACTTGGCCGACGACGGCCGCGCCTGGGTGACCCTCGACATCGACGGCGACGGCGACCTCGACATCGTCACCAAGTCTCGCACCGGTCCGCAGTTGCGCCTGCTGCGCAACGATACGCCGGCGGGCAATCGCGGCATTGTGGTCGACGCCGGTCCGCCTGGAACCGTTGGCGTGCTCACCACGGCGAAGGGAAAGAAACTCACCCGCGCGGTTCGCTCCGGCTCCGGGTTCCTCTCGCAGCCAAGCCGGCGGCTGCACTTCGGAATCGCGGCCGGCGACCGTGCGGTTTCGATCGAGATCCGCACGCCGGACGGCAAGCGCCGTACTATCGACAGTTTCGACAGCCCGCAACCGGCAACCGCGCGCAGCGAACCTGCGGAAGAGCCCTTCGTCGAACGGCCATGGCTCGTGTCACCGCTGCCGCTGCCCGACTCGCAGTTGCAATCCTATCGGGGGAAAAAGGTGCTGCTGACCCTCTGGGCGTCGTGGTGCCCGCCTTGCCGCGCCGAACTCAGCGAGTTGACCAGCCGCGCCGCCGACCTCTCGCGCGCCGGCCTCCAGCCCGTGCTGCTCTCGGTGGAGGACGGCAAACCCGCCCCGGCCGGGACGCCCTTCCCTGCCCTGACGCCGGACAATCGAACCGTGGGCGCCTACGCCACCCTCTACCGCTATCTCTTCGATCACCGCCGGGAACTCGCTCTGCCGACGAGCCTGCTTATAGACGAACGGGGCGAGGCGGTGAAGATCTACCAGGGGCCGGTGCACGCGGAAGAGCTTCTCGCCGACGCCGGTGCTGCGTCGCACCCCGCCTTGCCGTTCGCCGGCACTCGCTACTTCCCAGCCCCAACCCGCAATTACAACGACATGGCGACGGCCATGGCCGAGCGCGGATTCAACGCGGAATCGGGAGCGCTCTTCGCCGCAGCGGTTGCAGCCGGACAATCCGGGTATGAACTGTTCAACAACTACGCCGGACTGCTGATCGGCGAGGGGAAACGAACCGAAGCGGAACGAATGCTCCGGGCGTCGATCAGGGACAACCCGAACCAGGCGGGTTCGAACGCAAACCTCGGCATGCTGCTGCTCGAGTCCGGCCGCGCGGCTGAGGCCCTACCGCTGCTCGAGCGGGCGGTCGAGTTGCAACCGGACGACAGCCGTTCCCGGCGGGCGCTCTCTTCCTACCACAACGACGCCGGAATCGCGCATATGGAAGCGGGCCGCTCGGCCGAGGGGCTCCGGGCCTTCGAAAAGGCCGCCGCGGCGGACCCCGGCGATCCGGCGGCACAGATTAACCTGGCGCTGTATTGGGCGCAGTCGGGAGACGTGGCGCGGGCGCGGGAGATCGTTCGGAAGGTGCTCGAGAAGGATCCGGGAAACGACGCCGCGCGGGGACTCGCCGGACAACTGCGCTAGCGGATTCCTTCGAAGGCGGGGCTTGCAAGAGTCGGGTGCGTACTAGTACCATAGGGGCAGCTTCGGCGGATCCCGGAAGTACACGGTCTGCCAAGCCCCGACCGGTCATAGTTCGGGAAGTCCATTCTGGAATCTCCCCGAACATGCCAAGATCAAGTTCACCAGCGTCCGTACAGTCTTCCCCTGAATCCTCGCTTCGTGAGAACGCAGCAGGCGCGACGGGAAAGCGCCCTATTTCCTCGCGAAACGCGGGATTTGGGTCGATGAACCAGTGGAAGGAACATTCAGATCCCCGGCAACCACCGCTGGTTCGGCTGGCCGCCAAGCTGGAGAACGACTTGCTGTCAATGCAAGAATTGGAAGCAAAGATCGCCGCGAATCCGGACGATGAACAACTCCGGATCGACTACGCGACTGCCCTACAGTTTGACAGTCCAGTGCGTTCCGAGTTCGTTCTCGATCAACTGTGGCTCCGTCGACATACTCGCAACCCGCTTGACGTTGAGTGGCTCGAACGGAACAATCGGTCACGGGCCGTCGCGTACCAATTCGGAAAAGAGTGGGCTCCCCCAATCCTGAGGGACCTGCCGCTCATCGAATTTCGGGGTGGGTTCGTCGAGAAAATCCAAATCGATACTCTCCTCCTCCTGGAACAATCCGACGTCATCTTCGCCTCTGCCCCGATTCGCCACTTAGCGCTGACGGGGGCAAAGGGACTGACGGCCCGGTTGGCCGGGCTGTCGCGACTCGAGCGTGTCCGTTCCCTCGACTTCTCCTTCAACGATCTCGGCGACGATGACATCGCCGCCTTGTGCACGTCCGCCTACCTGGAACAATTGCGTTGGCTGGCCCTCGGGGGAAACAGAATCACGCGGCGAGGCGCCGAGGAACTGGCGCGGGCAAGCCGGGCCGGCAGGCTGCCGTTGCTCCAGGAGGTCATTCTCCGGGGCAATCCGTTCGACCCCACGGACCGATTCGTGCTCGACCACGGCTTGATCATTGATGTCGAACGCACCGAGGCGGGCGAAGCTCTCGAGGCCAAGTTCGAACGGCTGCCATGGCTGCATCTCACGGTTCCGAAGGACGGACTCCCGCCGGCCTCAGACTGGTCCTGAACCAGCCGGTTTCGCCGGCCCGCCCTGCCTGTCCACCGGACGCCGCGCGCGCTCTCCGTAATACAGTTCGAACGGCGCCCCGTACGCCCGCTTCGGCCTTTCCAGGTAGGGTGACTTCTCCATACCCCGATCCACGCACAACAACTCCGCCAGCCGCGCGTCGCCGCAGCAGCGTTCCATCCAGGGCAGAGGCGCGGTGTTCAGGTTGACGGCTCCACGGAAATCGAAGTAGCCATTCGCCTCGGCGATATCGAAGGCGCTCATTGGAATCGACGGCGCTGCCTTTGCCTGCGCGCACAGGTGCCTCATGTACTGGTCGTAACCGTCGTCGGCACGGAGGCGCCGAATGTCGAACGCCGGATGATTCATCGCCGCCGCGCCGAGCAACCGCAGGCCCGCTGCATCTCGGAATCCCAGGAAACGGCTCTCGGGAGGAGCGCTTCGCAGTTCGAACCGCTCGCTTCCGTCGGGATGGAAGACTTCCGACAAGACTCGGACGGTCGAGCCGTCCGTGTCCGCGTCGCTCGACTGGCCGATAGCCGCCACCAGGATGTCCGCGCGAACCCGGACGCGTTCGGCGCCATTGTGCAGGGTCAGCGCCACTCCCGTTGTCGTCCTTTCAACGCCAAGGAGCAGATGGCCTTCCAGGAACTCAAAGTCTGTCCGCGCCTTCAGATCGTCGTTCCGTCCGCTGGGTGGGAATGCGTTCGCAACCGGATTCTCATGCGCCGTCCAAACAACGCGGCTACCGGCGGCGAGGGCCGCCTCCACGCACCAGGCCGCCGTTCCACCTCCGCCGTAGACGCAGACATGGCCGGGCACTCTCGTGCCGAATGCCTTCGATAGAAAGAATTCGCCCGTAACGAGCCGGGGAGCTTCGCCTCGTGTCACGTTGTTGTAGGCCGAGCGCAGTTCGGGGTCCGCGACGATCTTGTCCCCCAGCCTCCGAGGAGGGCCGCCACCGGTACAGACATCGACGTAGGAGGCGAGATAGCGGCCGTGCTGCGTCCGGATCAGGTAGTGTTCCCCGTCGCGGGAAATCCCGACCACGCGATCTTCCTTGATTTCCACGCGCTGCCGGTCTTGCAGAAACGCGCCTTCGAGCGCAAGGCACTTGCCAAAATGATCAGAAGGCAGGAAATCACCCCGATCCGGGAACGACAGCGTCGTATCGAATCCGGGCAGGATCAGTAGGTACGGCCATTGCCCCATCCTCATCGGGCGCATCCCGCCCCAAGGCTCCGGCGGACCGATCCAGAGAATGCGCCGCCCGCCGAGCCGCCTGCGGCCCTCCGGGCAATTCAAGAGAGTAGCGATGTTGACTGTGCCAGCGAAACCGCGGCCGATCACGGCGTAATACGGAATAGCATCCGGCGCCGGATCCCGTTTGCGGGTGCTCAGGAAAGGGTCCAGTAACGCGAGAACTTACTTCGATTGTAGTTTATCGCGCCCGGACCGAAAAGGAAAACTCAGTTCGCCGAAGCGCGCGTGTTCTGCACCTTCGGCTGCGCGAGGTAACCGGAAATCCGGTCCTTGGCCACCGAGTTCACCACGATCTCACACGGTTGGCGGAACTTCGCCATATAGAACTGCAGCGGCTCGTTGATATTCTTGTCTTTCTTTTCCACCATCTTGTCATCCGCCACCAATTCCACCGTGAAGCGGTTCCGCTTCGTATCCGCCTTCTTCAACTTCAGCGTCACATCTGCCACGCGAACCGCGTTCTTGCTTTTCACGATGTTGAACTCGTAGTAGTTCCGTTCGCCAAGCGCCTTCAGCGCCGCCAGTTCCTTGCCGTTGGTGGCGATGTAGCCGCTCTGCACACCCAAGTCGCCGGTGACCTTCTTCAGATCCGAGACGGTCTTCTCCAACTCGGACTTGTTCGCCGCGATGTCCTTCTTGACGTTGGTGACCTCGGTGCTCACCGTTTCCTTCAGCTCGGTGTTGGCGGCCATCGCGGTTTGCTCCACCTTGCTGATCTCCTGGCGCACCTGCTCCTGTGCCTTCCGGCTCTCGACATCGAACTTCTTCTCGAGTTGGGACACCTGGCGGATCGCGTCTTCCTTGGCCTGCCCCGCGGCGGCTTCGGCCCTGCGCCGCGCGGCGTCCAGTTCGGCCTTCAGCGTGTCGAGGTGGCGACGGCTTGTCTGCGTCGAAATCTGCGCGGTCTCGCGAACATTCGAGATTTCGGAAAGCAGCGATTCGCGGGTTTTCGTCATCTCGGTCTTTACCTGGTCCAACTGCAGAAACAGGTAGATGTTGGCTGCGGCCAGGGCGATGACTATGCCGAACAGAATCGGGATCTTCAGGCCCGGTCCGGATTCGGGAGGGGGCAGGTGGGACGAGGGCGAAAGGCTCACGGCGTCAGCTCCTTAGTGCTTTGTCTAGTCGGTTTCGACCTTATATTATCATCATACGTGCCGAAGTCACATCCGGTTACGTATTGACGCCCTTTCCCGCCGCGTGCACAAACGGAAGGACTTCCTGCTTCGGGATCCCGGGCTCGAAACAGCGCCGGCAGCGCGCCTCGTACAACCCGCTCGCGCCCACCACGATCAGATCGTCGGACCCTGCCAGCCGCTGCGTATGCTTGGCCGGATTTCCGCATCGAACGCAAATGGCGAGCGTCTTGGTGATCCCCTCGGCGTGCGCCAGCAGGTCCGGAATGGGCGCGAACGGCCGGCCCAGGTAGTCGGTATCGAGCCCGGCCACGATCACTTGCTTGCCCGAATCGGCGAGCTGCCGCGTGAGGTCCACCAGCGTCGGCCCGAACAGGTTCGCCTCGTCGATGCCGATCACCTGGGACCGCCAATCGATCCGGCCAAGCAGCAACTCGGCGGCGGCGAGCGGCGTGGCCTCAATGCGATCGTCTGCGTGGGATACGATTTCATTTTCCGAGTACCGGTTGTCGAGCGCGGGCTTGAAGACCTGCACCCGTTTCCGCGCGACGAGCGCCCGGCGCAGGCGGCGGATCAATTCCTGGCTCTTGCCGGAGAACATCGGTCCGCAAATCACTTCGATCCAGCCGGTGCCCGGGATGAGGAAATCCATGGATCTTGCTATTGTACGGGCTCGGCCGCGGCCTCGACGGCGCGCATCACCCGGAGCAGGTTGCCGCCGTAAATCGCCCTCACGTCTTCGCCCGAAAGCCCGGATTCAAGCAGCGCACGTGTGAGCGCGGGGAACTTCGCAACGTCGTCGAGCCCGACCGGGGTACACTCCACTCCGTCGAAATCGCTGCCGATTCCCACCGCCTGCACGCCGGCGATCGATATGGCGTGCCGGATCTGGGCCACCACATCGGCCAGGGTCGCCCGTTTCGGGTGGACCTTCTTCCCTTTCAATTTCGGATTCGACCACGACGACGTATCCGCCGATTGCTGGGACAAGAACTCGCAGCCAAAATTGACCTGAATCACGCCGCCCTTCTTGGCCAATGCGCGAATCATCTCGTCGGTCATATTCCGTTTGATGTTGGAGATGGCGCGGCAGGAGGAGTGCGATGCGAACAGCGGCGCTTTCGAAACGGCCAACGCGTCCCAAAACGTCTTGTCGGAGACATGCGAGATGTCCACCATCATCCCGAGGCGATTCATTTCGGCAACCACGGAGCGCCCCAGGTCCGACAGCCCGTTGTGCGGGGCGCCGGCGGAACCGGACGAGTCCGCCCAGCCGTTGTGATTGGCGTGGGTGAGCGTCATGTACCGGACGCCAAGAGCGTAGAAGTCGCGCAGCAGCCGGACGTCGTCTTGAATGGCGTGCCCGCCTTCAATCCCGATCAGCGCGGCGATCTTGCCGCGGCCGTGCGCGCGTTCCACATCCGCCGCGGTGAGAGCAAGCTCGAAATCGCGGGGATGGCCGGCGACGATGTCGTGCCGGATGGTGTCGATCATCTCGAGCGCGCGATGCGCCGATCGGCCCTTCTTGTCGTACGTGCCGGATACATAGGCGGCAAAGAACACCGCGCCCACTCCGCCGGCGCGGAGGCGCGGCAGATCCGTGTGTCCGGAAGAACGCGCCGGGCCGATATCCAGGCCCTTCACCGTCTCCGAAGTCACGTCGTTGTGGCTGTCGATCAGCAGCGCGCTCTTATGGACGCGTTGAACTTCGGCATCGGTCACCGTCCGAACCGCTTGCCCGAACATTGCGGTGGGCAGAGCGGCGACAATCAGTGTGGTAAACGGCGAGCACCGGCGCGGTCGAGGCGCCGGTGCTCTAAATGAGATCTTCACGGTGGCGGTGCTAGTCCGGAATGATGAAAACTTCGCCCGGATGGATCACATTCTCGTTCTTGATCTGATTGGCCTCGACGATCTTTTTGTACATGCCGCCGTTGCCCTTGCCGTAGTGGGCCTCGGCGATCTTCCAAAGCGTGTCGCCCGACACAACGGTATGGGTGCGCGTCGGGGGCGCCAGACTGGAATCGATAGCAAGGTCGCAGACGAGGTCGGGATAGGCGGCGTCGATCAGCTTGATCTGGTTCCAGACGTCGTTCTTCACACCCTCGGACGGAGCATCGCCGCGGATCAGCAGCTTGTCGTTCTCCACATGAACGTTCTTCAGCCTGACGCCGCTTTGCTTGGCGAAGTTGATAACGCCTTGGTATTTCAGTTTCAATGTTTCTAGACGGTCCACAGCTCGAGCCTCCTGCATGTGAGTGATTCAGCAACAACGGCCCGGCAGGCTTGCCGGCCGGGGCACCCGTCATTGTAGCGCATGCGGTCCGCCCTGCCGCCGGTACAACGGCCCCCGCCGATCTGCCATACTGGAAACCTCGCGCGATGCATGCGATTAGGGTAAAGGGAAAAACTTCGATTGCTTGGTAGGCTCGTCCCGATCACCATTCTGGCGCTCGTTGTCTCCGAGTCCGTTCTCATCGCGAGCATGTTCGTCCTCGCGGTTTACCTGATCGCGGACATCGATCCCGTCCTCTGGCTGGTGTATGAAAACGGCCTTTGGCGAATTCTGGTTCTTACCGGAATCATTGTATTCGCTCTTTATTTTCAGGATCTTTACTCGCGCTTTCGCGTCGCCAACCGCACCCTTCTCGTCCAGCAGATCTGTCTGGGCCTCGGCGTGGGTTTCCTTACACAAGCGATGTTCAGCTACGTGGCGCCGGCCCTGCTGCTGCCGCGCTGGATCATGATGATCGGCAGTCTCCTTCTGCTCGTGACCCTGCCCGTATGGCGCGTGCTCTATTCGGCCGCCGTCACCCAGGGACTGGCAGCGGAACGTGTCCTCATGGTCGGCGCCAGCCCCATCTCCATCGAGATCGCCGAGGCCATCCGGACCCGTCCGGAGTTGGGAATGGCCCTCGCGGGCTTCGTCCTCGACGGGCCCCCTCCGGCGCAACTATCGTCATTCCCCGTGCTCGGCAACATTGAGGACTTTCGCCGGATCGTGGCCGATTCCAAGCCTTCGCGAGTCATCGTCGGACTCATCGAACGCCGCCAGCGAATGCCCGTACGGGAGCTCCTCGACGTCAAGTTCTCCGGCGTCGTCGTGGAATACGCCGCTACGACCTACGAAGCTCTGTTTGGCCGTGTCTCATCGCAGAACCTCCAGCCGTCGCAACTGATTTTTTCGAGCGAACTGGGGCCGCGTCCGCCCATCCTCCGGCTCCAGAACATCTACTCCTTCGCCTTCGCCCTGATCGGCGTGATTCTTGCCGCCCCGATCATGCTCATCGTCGCCATCCTGGTGAAACTCACCTCGAAGGGGCCGGCGCTCTATCGGCAGCGCCGCGTGGGTATGCACGGCGAAATATTCACGGTGATGAAGTTCCGATCCATGCGCCAGGACGCCGAGGCCAAGACCGGCGCCGTCTGGGCCAGACGCGGCGACCCTCGCATCACCGCCTTCGGCCGTTTCATGCGCAAGACCCGCCTCGATGAACTGCCGCAGTTGTTCAACGTCCTGCGCGGCGAGATGTCGATGGTGGGTCCCCGTCCCGAGCGGCCCGAGTTCGTCACGGAGCTGAGCGAAAAGATTCCCTTCTACCGCCAGCGCCACTTCGTCAAGCCCGGCATCACCGGCTGGGCGCAGATCAATCACAAGTACGGCGACTCGATCGAAGACACGATCACCAAGCTCGAGTACGACCTGTATTACCTGAAGAACCTCAGCCCGGCGCTCGACCTCTACATCATGTTCCACACCGTGAAGACGATGCTGCTCTCGCGCGGCGCACAGTAGCCGCCGCATGCGGCCCTCGTCCAGGAATCAGCAGGAGGCTGGCCAGGCCGCACGAAGCTTGGTCCAGGTCTGGCCCAAGTCCTCGGGCAGCACCCTCGTCTCGCCCACCGTCGAAAGGAAGTTCGCATCGCCCGGCCACCGCGGGAGCAGGTGCATGTGCAAATGTCCGGCGACACCCGCGCCGGCGCACGCGCCGACATTCATCCCGATGTTGATCCCCGGCGCGCGATAGACGTCCTGCAGCACCTGCTCGCCGGCCCGGGTAAGGTCCATCAGTTCGCGCGCTTCTTCCACAGTGCACTCGTGGAGCGTCGCCGCGTGACGAAACGGGACTACCATCAGGTGCCCGCTCGTGTACGGATAGCGGT
This DNA window, taken from Bryobacteraceae bacterium, encodes the following:
- a CDS encoding HIT domain-containing protein — translated: MDRLFSPWRYQYVSTSAPSSGCVFCSAESSSDEDALIVHRARLSYVIVNRYPYTSGHLMVVPFRHAATLHECTVEEARELMDLTRAGEQVLQDVYRAPGINIGMNVGACAGAGVAGHLHMHLLPRWPGDANFLSTVGETRVLPEDLGQTWTKLRAAWPASC
- a CDS encoding dipeptidase, yielding MFGQAVRTVTDAEVQRVHKSALLIDSHNDVTSETVKGLDIGPARSSGHTDLPRLRAGGVGAVFFAAYVSGTYDKKGRSAHRALEMIDTIRHDIVAGHPRDFELALTAADVERAHGRGKIAALIGIEGGHAIQDDVRLLRDFYALGVRYMTLTHANHNGWADSSGSAGAPHNGLSDLGRSVVAEMNRLGMMVDISHVSDKTFWDALAVSKAPLFASHSSCRAISNIKRNMTDEMIRALAKKGGVIQVNFGCEFLSQQSADTSSWSNPKLKGKKVHPKRATLADVVAQIRHAISIAGVQAVGIGSDFDGVECTPVGLDDVAKFPALTRALLESGLSGEDVRAIYGGNLLRVMRAVEAAAEPVQ
- a CDS encoding thymidine kinase, with the protein product MDFLIPGTGWIEVICGPMFSGKSQELIRRLRRALVARKRVQVFKPALDNRYSENEIVSHADDRIEATPLAAAELLLGRIDWRSQVIGIDEANLFGPTLVDLTRQLADSGKQVIVAGLDTDYLGRPFAPIPDLLAHAEGITKTLAICVRCGNPAKHTQRLAGSDDLIVVGASGLYEARCRRCFEPGIPKQEVLPFVHAAGKGVNT
- a CDS encoding sugar transferase, whose protein sequence is MLGRLVPITILALVVSESVLIASMFVLAVYLIADIDPVLWLVYENGLWRILVLTGIIVFALYFQDLYSRFRVANRTLLVQQICLGLGVGFLTQAMFSYVAPALLLPRWIMMIGSLLLLVTLPVWRVLYSAAVTQGLAAERVLMVGASPISIEIAEAIRTRPELGMALAGFVLDGPPPAQLSSFPVLGNIEDFRRIVADSKPSRVIVGLIERRQRMPVRELLDVKFSGVVVEYAATTYEALFGRVSSQNLQPSQLIFSSELGPRPPILRLQNIYSFAFALIGVILAAPIMLIVAILVKLTSKGPALYRQRRVGMHGEIFTVMKFRSMRQDAEAKTGAVWARRGDPRITAFGRFMRKTRLDELPQLFNVLRGEMSMVGPRPERPEFVTELSEKIPFYRQRHFVKPGITGWAQINHKYGDSIEDTITKLEYDLYYLKNLSPALDLYIMFHTVKTMLLSRGAQ
- a CDS encoding tetratricopeptide repeat protein, translated to MNEQIRAGGSWSGRERNVCYRGLGGGAFEDVSYVSGLDLADDGRAWVTLDIDGDGDLDIVTKSRTGPQLRLLRNDTPAGNRGIVVDAGPPGTVGVLTTAKGKKLTRAVRSGSGFLSQPSRRLHFGIAAGDRAVSIEIRTPDGKRRTIDSFDSPQPATARSEPAEEPFVERPWLVSPLPLPDSQLQSYRGKKVLLTLWASWCPPCRAELSELTSRAADLSRAGLQPVLLSVEDGKPAPAGTPFPALTPDNRTVGAYATLYRYLFDHRRELALPTSLLIDERGEAVKIYQGPVHAEELLADAGAASHPALPFAGTRYFPAPTRNYNDMATAMAERGFNAESGALFAAAVAAGQSGYELFNNYAGLLIGEGKRTEAERMLRASIRDNPNQAGSNANLGMLLLESGRAAEALPLLERAVELQPDDSRSRRALSSYHNDAGIAHMEAGRSAEGLRAFEKAAAADPGDPAAQINLALYWAQSGDVARAREIVRKVLEKDPGNDAARGLAGQLR
- a CDS encoding LysM peptidoglycan-binding domain-containing protein; protein product: MKLKYQGVINFAKQSGVRLKNVHVENDKLLIRGDAPSEGVKNDVWNQIKLIDAAYPDLVCDLAIDSSLAPPTRTHTVVSGDTLWKIAEAHYGKGNGGMYKKIVEANQIKNENVIHPGEVFIIPD